From Populus trichocarpa isolate Nisqually-1 chromosome 19, P.trichocarpa_v4.1, whole genome shotgun sequence, a single genomic window includes:
- the LOC7458826 gene encoding CBL-interacting serine/threonine-protein kinase 10, with protein MENKPSVLTQKYEVGRLLGQGTFAKVYFARNIKTNQSVAIKLIEKEKVLRVGLVDQIKREIYVMRLVRHPNIIKLYEVLATKSKIYFVMEYAKGGELFNKVSKGRLKEDVAWKYFQQLINAVDFCHSRDVYHRDIKPENLLLDENENLKISDFGLSALAESKRQDGLLHTTCGTPAYVAPEVIKRKGYDGAKADIWSCGVVLFVLLAGYLPFHDTNLMEMYRKIDKAEFKCPNWFPTDARKLLRKILDPNPNTRISIAEIKESSWFRKGLPRQSKTETVGREAAALGRNGSGPSENSSVACEAKQESAKPPYLNAFDIISLSAGFDLSGLFDDKYPNREARFTSAQPASVVISKLEDISKCLKLKVMKKDAGLLKMEGMKEGRKGLLAIDAEIFELTPNFHLVELKKTNGDTLEYQKMLNEDIRPALKDIVWLWQGEQEQQQQQQEPQQQQLQLQQ; from the coding sequence ATGGAAAATAAACCTAGTGTGTTGACACAAAAGTATGAAGTGGGGAGATTGCTTGGCCAAGGCACCTTTGCCAAGGTGTATTTTGCAAGGAACATCAAAACAAACCAGAGTGTAgccattaaattaattgagaaagaGAAGGTCTTGAGGGTTGGGCTTGTTGATCAGATCAAGAGAGAAATATATGTAATGAGACTTGTTAGACACCCTAATATCATAAAACTTTACGAGGTGTTGGCCACCAAAAGTAAGATTTACTTTGTAATGGAATATGCTAAAGGTGGTGAACTCTTTAACAAGGTCTCTAAAGGAAGGTTAAAGGAGGATGTTGCCTGGAAATATTTTCAACAGCTGATCAATGCAGTTGATTTCTGCCACAGCAGGGATGTTTATCATCGTGATATAAAGCCAGAGAATCTGTTGTTGGATGAGAATGAGAATCTAAAGATTAGTGATTTTGGGTTGAGTGCCCTCGCTGAATCCAAGCGACAAGATGGATTACTCCACACAACTTGTGGGACACCTGCATATGTTGCTCCTGAAGTGATCAAAAGGAAAGGTTATGATGGTGCTAAGGCTGATATTTGGTCCTGTGGCGTGGTTTTGTTCGTGTTATTGGCTGGTTATCTCCCATTTCATGATACAAATTTGATGGAGATGTACAGAAAAATTGACAAAGCAGAGTTCAAATGCCCTAATTGGTTTCCAACAGATGCTCGTAAGTTGCTGCGTAAGATCCTGGATCCAAACCCCAATACAAGGATCTCCATTGCTGAGATTAAGGAAAGTTCTTGGTTTAGAAAAGGGTTGCCCAGACAAAGTAAAACTGAAACAGTAGGCAGGGAGGCAGCTGCTCTGGGTAGGAATGGTTCTGGTCCTTCTGAGAATAGCAGTGTGGCCTGTGAGGCAAAGCAAGAATCAGCCAAACCTCCATACTTAAATGCTTTTGATATCATTTCCCTTTCTGCTGGATTTGATCTATCAGGATTATTTGACGATAAGTATCCGAACAGAGAAGCAAGATTTACATCTGCACAACCGGCCTCAGTCGTCATCTCCAAACTGGAAGATATTTCTAAGTGTCTAAAGCTGAAGGTAATGAAGAAAGATGCAGGTTTGTTGAAAATGGAAGGAATGAAGGAAGGTAGAAAGGGGCTGTTGGCCATTGATGCTGAGATCTTTGAACTGACTCCAAATTTCCATTTGGTGGAGCTGAAGAAAACTAATGGAGATACACTGGAATATCAGAAGATGTTGAACGAAGATATAAGGCCTGCTCTCAAAGATATTGTTTGGTTGTGGCAGGGTGAGCaagaacagcagcagcagcagcaagaaccacaacagcagcagctgcagctgcaGCAATGA